The Pongo abelii isolate AG06213 chromosome 19, NHGRI_mPonAbe1-v2.0_pri, whole genome shotgun sequence genome includes the window TCTCTGGTTCTCATCAGGGAGCACCATCACTGCCTGGCAGGGTCATGGGCACCATGGGCATCATTCTGCACCAGGACACCAAGGCTCTCTGTGTCCTCTAGTGAAGGGCATGGTGATGTGGGGATGGGTGGCAGGGGACCAGGAACCAGGAGGCGATGCAGCTTTGGAGAGCTGTCTGGGTGCCTTTGGTGGGAGCCAGGGACCCCCCTTAGAAATCTGTACCTATGAACCCCTTCTCCAAGATTTGCCAGGGTCAGAGAGTAGGCCCCCCTCCTGGAATATAGCAGCTTGGGCACCCCAGACAAAAACAGGTAacccggctgggcacggtggctcacgcctgtaatcccagcactttgggaggctgaggcgggtggatcacctgaggtcaggtgttcgagaccagcctgaccaacatggtgaaaccctgtctctactaaaaatacaaaattggcctggcatggtggctcatgcctgtaacgccagcactttgggaggccaagatgggtggatcacgaggtcaggagtttgagaccagcctggccaacatagcgaaaccccgtctctacaaaaatacaaaaactagctgcatgtggtggcgcatgcctgtagtcccagctgctcgggtagactgaggcaggagaatcacttgaacccgggaggcagaggttgcagtgagccgaaattgcaccactgcactccagcctgggcaacacagcaagattccatcaaaaaaaaaaaaaaattagccaggtgtggtggcacatgccagtaatctcagctacttgggaggctgaggcaggagaatcgcttgaacctgggaggtggaggttgcagtgagccgagatcttgctactgcactccagcctgggcaacaagagcaaaacttcgtctcaaaaataaataaataaatagatagatagatagatagatagataacccAAGAGATCACTTTCTCTGGGCTCTCAGGTTTTGTTTCCTTGCCCATAGAGCAAGAGGGGCTGCTGGGGCCTCCCTTGTTGGTTCGAGGCAGGAATATTCTCTACCAATGCCTTCCAGGGTCTTGGAAGCACCTTTCTGAAGTCCTCCAAGCAGAGGTTCCACTCCAGCAGGGGAAGGCCATCCGGCTCCCAGGGGCTCTTGGTGCTGTCCACATCTGGGCTTTCCTCCACCAGGATCTCCTCCATGATGCTCTTCCGCCGAGAACTCTTGGTCCCCACTCTGGCCTTCTGGGACCCGGATTCCCTGAGGGCCTCGTTCTCAGGCCGGGGCACTTGAGGTTCGGAGATGGGGCTCCTAAAGCGTGGTAACAGCTCGGCATTCACAGAGGTCTTCTCTGTGGCTATGGGGCTGACGTGCTCCTTGTTCCCTGGCCTGGCCTCCTCAGCCTTGGCGGGCAGGATCATGTACTGGCGCCACAGTTGGTGCAGGCTTTGCACCACTTGGTGCTCGTAATGCAGCTGCAGCAGAGGATGGGAAGGCGTGTGAGGGGGAGGCTGGGGtgcaggcctcagtttcttcaatgtAAATGAGGATATAAATAGtaccagggccaggcacagtggctcaagcctgcaatcccagtgctttgggaggccaggataggaagatcacctgaactcaggagttcaagaccggcctgtaTGACATagatcctatctctaccaaaaaaaaaaaagagagagaaattagctgagcatggtgatgcatgcctgtagtcctagctactcaggaggctgaggtgggaggatcacctgagccggggagtttgaggtcacagtgagctatgagtggGACGCTGTACTCTGGCCTGGAGTGTGACAGTATGACAcgctatttcttaaaaaaataaataaatgaaaataagtagTACCCATCTCATAGGACTGCTGTGAAGAGAGGTGAGTTACTCATGGAAGATGCGCAGAACAGAGCTTGGCACATAAAAGAGTTTACTATTACTGTCACCTagggcagcagtccccaacctttttggcaccagggactggtttcgtggaagacaatttttccacggatggcagggagtgggggaatggtttcaggatgaaactgttccacctcagatcatcaggcattagttcgattctcataaggagtgtacaGTTTCCATCCCTCGCATGCACGGTTCACAATAGgattcgtgctcctatgagaatctaatgccaccgctgatctgacaggaggcggagctcaggcggtaatgctggctcacccactgctcacctgctgctctgcggcctgggggttggggacccttgACGCAGGGAACACATAAGGGGGCAGGGGCTGGCGCTGGGCCTCACCTGAGGATTCCTGTGCCGGAACAAGTCTTCCTCGGTGAGATAGGCATCCATAGGTGATGGTGTGCGCTCCGGGGTCAAGACCCCCATCAGCAGCTCCTGCAGCACTTCGCGAACGACAGTGACTGCCTCATGGGCAGTCAGCTTGCTCTGAAAAAGGGAATGTGGCAGAGGATGGCAGCCCAGGCTCTCAAAACCAATGCATCCTTCAGGAAGTTGGAGCCCCCAGGACTTTGTGCCTTCCTAGGGTCTGAGTTCCTGCcattgccacacacacacacacacacacacacacacacacacacacacacacacacacacacacacacacacacacacacacacacacacacacacacacacacacacacacacacacacacacacacacacacacacacacccccagggTCTGAGTTCCTGCcattgccacacacacacacacacacacacacacacacacacacacacacacacacacacacacaccccagggtCTGAGTTCCTGCcattgccacacacacacacacacacacacacacacacacacacacacctgttctAAGACCTGAAAACTTCTGAGTCTCTCCAGACatccttgttccctaaaaatggATGAAAAGGATCCAGAGGAGGGCCAGTTCCAGTGACAGCTGCTGCTGCCTGGGGCCTGGTGGTCACACAGTTAGCATGTCACCAGATTAGGAAGAAGGGGCAGGGCACATAGTGGGGGTGCTTCTGAGGATGGTGGTGAACCTTCATCAGGCTTCAGTGAGTGTCACAGAAACACGGGAGGGGCGCCTTGTGTGAGACATGGGTCCTACGGTCAGTGAGTAAAGCAAGCATGACATTGTCAAAATTACCTTTGATCACCACTGGCTGAGCCCCAGATGAAGGAGCCGGTCTTGTGATTGGGGgccacaataaataaaaaagcacagCTTTCCACCAAATCCCAGGATGCACGGCTCAAATGGCCACACTGTGAAACTCACTGCGGAGGACAGATTCCCAGCTCCCACCTCACACTCACTCGAGTTGTCAGCTGATTGAGTGGGACAGTGGGAAGACTCATGCTGCTATTTATTAATTATTCTCCCTGGTTTTGAAGTCTTTTGGGTTAAATGCAACTCCACTGTGTAGTACTAGACAGCGATGAACAAAACACAGACCAGTGCATAGGGCCACACATTGTACTTTACAGTCTGCCTCTTAAGGCTCAGTCTAATTTCTTTCTAACTCAGTGGGGCCATGCATGGCACTGCTGCAAGCTGCTCCTCGCCTGCCTAGCCAGCGCACCCATCTTTTGAATCACAAGCCCTGGGAAGTGTTTGTGGAGCAAGAGTAGTTACCTGTTTGCTAAAAATCCAATTCTCCTCTTAGGCTGGGAGAAATATGATCCCTTCAGTCACTGCCAGGAAGAAACCAGGATACCCTACTTGATGTCCACAGGGGCCATGGTCCTGGGTCCCTTACCTCCAGTACTTTCCTCTCATCCTCGAAAACGTCCTGGGTCAGGGAGACTGCGTGGAGATTGGCCTGCAGTATAGCACCTCCTAATAGAGTAGGATGGGTTCGAAACTCCCAAAATTCCCTGAAGATCCCAGCAGTCAAAGACTTGAAGAAGAAGGTAAAGGTTTTAGTTTCTCCAGGCAGAATCACACCTGAGAGGGATAGAGAGCGAGGTTTTCAACATGCAGGAGCTGGCTGAGCCTCAGGCCTGCATGCTCCTACATGCAGTTAACTGAGCCCCAGGCCAGGTGGCTGGCCAACCATCCTAGTTTGCCCAGGGCTGAAAGGTTTCCTGGAATGTGGGATTTTGAGTGCTAAAGTCCCAGGCAGACAGAGACAGCTGGCCATCCTAGCCCCAGGCCTGCGCACCTAGATAACTGAGCCCCTAGAACGGTTCTGCTCCCTGGTGGCTCACCTCCCCAGGTTCTCAAGTTCCATCAGTCTCTCAACAGACATGAGTAGTCAGGCCACACATTTCACAGAAGGAATGAGAGGGACAAGGCAGGGAAGCGGGGCTCAAACTTACAGGAGCTGGGCAGTAACTAAACTTTGATGTCTCACGGAGGACAAAACCAGCCCCAGACAGGAGCTAGCCCATAGGGTGGCTTCTCCCAAGTACCTTCCCGGTTGTCAAAGTAAAATCGCTGCATCCTGTTCTTCTTAAGGTCTTGGAAAGTGTCCGGCTGGTGCTGCCGTCGCCAGTCATACCAAATGGCCACAGTGCCATTATTGACCACACTCAGTTCTGAGGAGGTTTTCTCACCTTCCAGGGTTTCAAAGGTCAAGTGAGCAGCAATCCCAACCTGCCTCTGGAAGGAGGAGGGACAAGAAATGTCTTTGCTGGAGACCCTGGCCTAGAGTGAACAACTCATCTGGTCTGCCCAGGACTTTTCTGGCTTTAGCACTGCAAGTCTCGTGTCCCAGGCCTCCAGGGCTTGGCCACTGTCACACAGAGTGGTATCCTACTCCAACGTGGTTGTCTCTGAGGTTACCCTCAATAGTAAGAAGagaagataaaacaaatatatattttacttttttttttttgagacagagtttcgttcgtcacctaggttggagtgcaatggcgtgatctcagctcactgcaacccccgcctcccaggttcaagcgattctcctgcctcagctttccaagtagcagggattacaggtgcccaccaccatgccctgctattttgtatttttagtagagatggggtttcaccatgttggccagggctggtcttgaactcctgatgtcaggtgatccacccacgtcagcctccccaagtgctgggattacaaggcatgagcctttgtgcctggccagataaaatatattttatatccaaTGAACACTTCTATTCCTTAGCATCTGAAGTATATTTTAGAACCTTCTTAGAGCCATACTACTTGAGTTTGCTTGCTTACATGCTTGGGGGCTGGGTATAAGCCCCAGGTGGCTTATGACACTCTGCAGCCTTGTGATTTTATTCTTGCTCAAATTAGTGTTGCTGTCACCATTTTCAGACGTGCTGAATGCACGACCAGATAAAAACCCAAACAGGAGACTGTGCAGGCTGCTGGTAACTGCCAGTCACCTCGGGGCTGCACCCCTGAGGGAGGCTCTCCCAGCAGGTGTGGTGGAGGCAGTTTTACCTTGTCCTGTGGATTACTGCCTCTGATCCAGCAAGCTGGCTTCCCACAGAACAGCAGAGAAGGGCCGAGAATAGGCATGGAGACATCACAGGAAATGGCCAGTGTGCCTCTGTAAGAAAAGCCAATGACTTATTTTCTCTTAGGCTGCCACAGTCATGCCATGTGGAACCCCACAGAAATGGTCACCAGGAAGCCTAGAAACACAACCAGCTGCACCCTACAATGGAGTATGATCAACTCCACTCCTGCGCAGCTTCCTCCTGACCCATTGCTCTAGATGGGAGGTTCTTAGAAACACACAGACTCTTTAAGCCCTCTTGCCAGAGCCATTCACAGTACACAGAAATACATAGACTCTCCATGCCAGAGGCATTCAAGATGCACAGCAGTGGGAGGGTCTAGAGAGCCCTCACTTGACCAGCAAGGGAATGTCTGGGAAATCCCCATTAGGAGTTGGTTGTTGGAAAGGAGCAGATGGCAATAGGAAAGCCAGCACAGCTGCTGGAATGGGTTCAAGGAGTGGGTGGCAACCACTGGAGAGAAGCTAGGCTGGAAGCACCCTGAGCTCAGGGAGGGAAGCCCGCTCTTTAATACTGGTAGGTGCTGGAGAACTCTTCAGCCTCTCTCCCCAGGGTTCAGGCTGCACTCACAAGTATGTTGTCTCTTCAGAGGAGCTTCCCTGACTTCTTTCAAACACTGTGTAGTCTTCCACAGTAACAGCCGAGAAGGGCCGCCCTTTGCCTACCACCTCCAGGCCATCAATATCCTCCGAGAGATGGAGAAAGGTAAGATGAGCTGACTGAAGACAGGCACTGCCCCAAGGGGCTTCTGACTGGGGCATGGAGGCCATACCAACCTGCTGGCTGAAATCCAGCTCTTCCATGATTCTCTGCAGCTCCTTGCGTCGGTAGATCAGAAACAGACTCCGATCCCAGGTGTAGCGGTACGAAGCATCCCTCTGGGCTGGTAATCCTAGCATAAGGTCCAAGGACCCTCAGCATAGGCTGCTGCCATGTCCCCTTGCTCACCCACTTCTCAAGGGCTCTGAGAGTGCCTATCCCAACACCATTTCTAGGAAGGATGAAAAATACAGCTTCCCTGCGGCGGCTAGACTCCCATTCTCCTGTCCTATACCTCCTCAGCAGCCCTACACAAGACTCCTGCAAAATTAGCTTCCAAATAGCCAAATCTTtggatgataataaaaataataaaagcagctACCTTTTATTGAGTGCTTAACAATGAGCCAGAAGCTCTTAATACATTTCACATCTCATTTAGCCCTATCACAACCCTGTGcatattttacacatgaggaaactacAGGCCAGAGGGGTTCAACCACTCTGGGGTTCACTAGCACGACACAGCTGGGAcctgaacccaggcagcctggcagGCTCTAAAGCAGTGCTGCTCAAGAGAAACAGAATGCAAACCACAAACACAAGCCACACGTGTCACTGAAAGTTTTCTAGATGCCacactgaaaaaggaaaaaagaaacaggtgggATTCATTTTAGTaatatagtttgtttgtttatttatttatttatttattttgagacagagttttgctcttgttgcccaggctggagtgcaatggcatgaccttggctcactgtaacctccacctcccagattcaagcaattctcctgcctcagcctcccaagtagctgggattataggcacacaccaccatgcccagctaatttttgtatttttagtagagacggggtttcaccatattggccaggctggttttgaacttctgacctcaagtgatccatccgccgcagccttccaaagtgctgggattaccggggtgagccactgtgcccagcctcattttagtaatatagtttatttaattcagtatatcaaaaatattgtcattttgacatgtaatcaatataaaaatgattaataaaatatattgttttcacACTAAAGCCAGTGTCCAGTTGACAGTGACAGCACTTCTCAAGGCAGGGCAGCCACGATCCAGGTGCTCACCAACGGCATGCAGCTCAAGGCTCCACACCGGACGGCAGCTCTATGGCTGCACTCCAGTTTCCTAGCTCTCTCACCGTTTtactgaagaaaaggaagagggagcCAGACTTCAGGAAGACTCTGGGACTTGCCTAAGGCCACAGAGAACCACAGAGAAACAGGCCCTGGGCCTGTTTCACTGTAGAGCTATGCTGGCCACTTCCACACTACCCTGCCTCCGGGCCAGGCACAAGATGCCAGCTGGCTTACAGCCCTGCACCTCACCTGTCTCCACCCGGATGGAGTGGGGCTTCCTGATGTGAGTGATGGGCTCCATGAGGCCACGCTGAGTTTTTGTCTTGGTCATGACCAGACCTGTCATCTCATCTCCCAAGTATTCCAGTCGACTCCAGAACCCACTGTTCTCCCAGCTCTGGCAAGGAAGAAAAGGTGAGTCAGATTACCTGGACACCTCAGCCAGATGCTAGTGGAGATGTGGGAAGACAAGAGCACCACCACAGGCTACAGATGCTCCCTCTGGGGAATTCATTGCTGCCGTGATTGCAGAACAGAAGCACCCACTGCTGTGTTTTCTGGACGCCCTGTTGTCATCTTTACCTGCCCCCAGCCAGATGGTGTGGGTTGGTACAGGTACTGCACTGGTCTACCAGAAAAAAAGGTGGGGGACTCTTCAACCTCTCTCCTTAGGGTGTAGGCTCCACTCAGTCTAAGCTCCTAGGAGACAAACACTAAGACTACTCTAATAACTCGCTACCTGTGTGGCCACCACAGGCTGAAGAACTTTACTGACTAATCATATAATTTAGTAAAGGCCTTGAGGGCTTAATGATGTTTTGCAATGAATAGGTTTTTTCTCCCCAGCTGTGCCACCTGAGACCAGCATCCCTGTGTCCAGACACCTGCCCCCGCCCCTCTCCTCCGTGCACCCCCCTGCCCCCCGGGCACTTAGGACAGGTGGCCTCACTTTCCTATCACGCCGGGTTGGAAGTGTGCAGTCAATGAGCTCCCGCTCCTCCTGGATCCGTCTGTAGGTCTCCCCAGTGTGCATGAGCAGCTCACTGACTGGCTTCTTTAGGTGTTCTAGAGAGAGAGGCAAGATTGCAGCCACTCTGCCAAACCAGAACAAACAGGGGCCTTGGCAGTCTGCATCGGGCAGCCTCCCTCACGGGGCTGATTTCAGGACCCACTGAAGCTTCAGAGTGAGACACTCTTGGGAGTGAACAGCACAAATGTGGTCAGCCCGAGGCCAGGCTCTGGAGGAGAGCAAACAACCCAGCAGAGCCTTGCTGCCAGATGGAGGCCGGGCAGGAGCCCTGTCTGCTCTGCTCACCGCTGAGGGCTTCCTGCTGCTTCTTCCGCAGGGCTGTGTTACGCTGCCAGTTTTTCAGAAAGTTGTGCTGAGGAGGTGGGGCCCAGGGaggtctcttctcttcttttgggGCTTTTTGCTTTGACTCTCCTTCAGCAGAGATGAGGGTCATCAGACAGGGTGAGGTAGGTATCCGCTCAGCCAGCTGAAAAGTACAACATAGGTATGTGGAGGGCAGTGAGAAGGCTCTGGGCGGGGCTGAGCACACATTTCCCGAGGCCTAAACCCGTGCTGTTATCCCACTGCGCTGAGAGTCCCTCCTCTTCAGGACTCCAGAGTAGCCAGTGACAGAAAATAAATCCCAGAAGCAGGGGGCCCTGAAAGCAGCTGTCAGTCCACTCTCCCCCAGAAAGGGAACTTCTGTTTCAAGATTGGGGTCAACATCTTCTAGTGTATTTGTCCTCACAACTGATGTTGAGTGACACCTTCACCCATGTGTAAATGGAAGCATTCTTACAGGGCCCAGGCCCCTTAGCGCCTGACCAATCAGAGTCAGCCTGGAATCAGGGAAGCAAGGGGAAGAGACAGGCGAAGCACTGCATGATGGGAAGGTTGGAAAGATACAGAATCTTCCCGTGGCCCAGGAAGCAGTGGGAAGCCACCTTCCTCCACCACGTGGACTGAGGAGGGCAGGCCAGTCTCCAGAGAAGGGAAAATCAAGACAGTGCACAGAGCAGAGGGAAATGAGGCATGTGGGCCCTGAGTCCTGACACCTTTTTGGGTGCAGTCTACCCAGACCCAGGTACTCCCGCCTTTGGGTTCCATGAGGCAATCTCTGGAATCCTTACAGTAAATCCCTGACTTCACTGAAGCCAGCTTCAGCTGCCTGAAGTGTCCAACTACTCTGGGAGAGGGTCCCTTATCAACTCAGACTCAAAACCTACAGACTAGACTGTCTCTTTAACCCCGGCCCTGCTTGCTGTGTTAGGTGGGAGACCGAAATGACTTCAGTGACTGCTCTCATCCAGGTAGTTCTGTGCAAACAAACCTGGGTGTTCCCTCGAGCAAGTGCAATTCTCTTAAAGTCCTGGAGACTCCCCAAGATGTGGTGGGGCAGGATCTGGTCACTGCCATCGAAGCTGTCACCGGGACCTGGGAggataaaagaagaaaggggaaagaagCTGTGGGTGGACAACTTACAAGAGGGCAACTTTCTGATGGAGAGTGGGTTTCTCTTGAGGCTGACCCATGAGTTGAAAGACAGTGAAGCCAGGGCTGAGACTGGGTGTACCAGAGTAGTCCAGAGGTTTTGTGGCTGCATCAGGATTCACGGGACGTGCTACAAGGTGGCAGACCTTCCTCCTAGGATCCGTGGGTTTGAGTTTACGGATGATAAATTTCTGGGTAATGACACATTTATCTTCCTTTTCAGTAAGGCGAGGAATGTgttgctaaaaagaaataaaacaaaggagAATTCCACCTGTGGTGACAGGAGGAAGAGCACCACCCATCTCTTCTGTTCTAGTTCTGGGTGGAGTTCCTGAAGGCTGACAGATCTGTTTCTTCAGCTCTGTCCATATGTTCTGTCAAGGAAATGCCTGTGTAACAGATATGTGACTTAGTAATAtcctggagggaaaaaaaagaacatcttaTGCCTCCAGACAGTTCGGGTGAGAGGTGGCTGATTCTCCCAGGTAAAGCATGGGGTTAGGGTTTAGCAGCTTTACCCagagctgtaccttggctccttAAACTCATCCTcccttctgtgaaatgggaatgatgGCACCTACCTCTATGGGAAGCAAGATACCTCATCATCTCATTTATCCCATGGTTCTATACGAATCTCAGAAATGTTAGACAACACAGTGAATTCCTTACAGTGGTAAAGTGAAAAGAATCTGTGTTCAGTGGGTTTTTCCATGGAGTTAGACACTCCCCATGAGTAGGGAGACGGTGGGAAGACAGTGGACATGGCTGGTGTTCTAGACCACTCAGGCTGCCGGCAGGGAAACGTTTCTATGGTAAGGGAAGCTTGGGCTTCATcctcacctccttcaagtcttCCTTCTTAATGGCCA containing:
- the MYCBPAP gene encoding MYCBP-associated protein isoform X6, giving the protein MVPGGTMKSLKKDSRLRITPTRLLEASESVKEKKRAKGPEQPTPTIQEEPEPVSSVLQGDDILALAIKKEDLKEQHIPRLTEKEDKCVITQKFIIRKLKPTDPRRKVCHLVARPVNPDAATKPLDYSGTPSLSPGFTVFQLMGPGDSFDGSDQILPHHILGSLQDFKRIALARGNTQLAERIPTSPCLMTLISAEGESKQKAPKEEKRPPWAPPPQHNFLKNWQRNTALRKKQQEALSEHLKKPVSELLMHTGETYRRIQEERELIDCTLPTRRDRKSWENSGFWSRLEYLGDEMTGLVMTKTKTQRGLMEPITHIRKPHSIRVETGLPAQRDASYRYTWDRSLFLIYRRKELQRIMEELDFSQQDIDGLEVVGKGRPFSAVTVEDYTVFERSQGSSSEETTYLGTLAISCDVSMPILGPSLLFCGKPACWIRGSNPQDKRQVGIAAHLTFETLEGEKTSSELSVVNNGTVAIWYDWRRQHQPDTFQDLKKNRMQRFYFDNREGVILPGETKTFTFFFKSLTAGIFREFWEFRTHPTLLGGAILQANLHAVSLTQDVFEDERKVLESKLTAHEAVTVVREVLQELLMGVLTPERTPSPMDAYLTEEDLFRHRNPQLHYEHQVVQSLHQLWRQYMILPAKAEEARPGNKEHVSPIATEKTSVNAELLPRFRSPISEPQVPRPENEALRESGSQKARVGTKSSRRKSIMEEILVEESPDVDSTKSPWEPDGLPLLEWNLCLEDFRKAVMVLPDENQREDALMRLNKAALELCQKPRPLQSNLLHQMCLQLWRDVIDSLVGHSMWLRSLLGLPEKETIYLNVPEEQDQKSPPIMEVKVPAGKAGKEERKGAAQEKKQLGIKDKEDKKGAKLLGKEQDRPNSKKHKAKDDKKVIKSASRDRFSLEDPTPDIILPSQEPIDPLVMEKYTQRLHSEVRGLLDTLVTDLMVLADELSPIKNVEEALRLCR
- the MYCBPAP gene encoding MYCBP-associated protein isoform X10 produces the protein MGPGDSFDGSDQILPHHILGSLQDFKRIALARGNTQLAERIPTSPCLMTLISAEGESKQKAPKEEKRPPWAPPPQHNFLKNWQRNTALRKKQQEALSEHLKKPVSELLMHTGETYRRIQEERELIDCTLPTRRDRKSWENSGFWSRLEYLGDEMTGLVMTKTKTQRGLMEPITHIRKPHSIRVETGLPAQRDASYRYTWDRSLFLIYRRKELQRIMEELDFSQQDIDGLEVVGKGRPFSAVTVEDYTVFERSQGSSSEETTYLGTLAISCDVSMPILGPSLLFCGKPACWIRGSNPQDKRQVGIAAHLTFETLEGEKTSSELSVVNNGTVAIWYDWRRQHQPDTFQDLKKNRMQRFYFDNREGVILPGETKTFTFFFKSLTAGIFREFWEFRTHPTLLGGAILQANLHAVSLTQDVFEDERKVLESKLTAHEAVTVVREVLQELLMGVLTPERTPSPMDAYLTEEDLFRHRNPQLHYEHQVVQSLHQLWRQYMILPAKAEEARPGNKEHVSPIATEKTSVNAELLPRFRSPISEPQVPRPENEALRESGSQKARVGTKSSRRKSIMEEILVEESPDVDSTKSPWEPDGLPLLEWNLCLEDFRKAVMVLPDENQREDALMRLNKAALELCQKPRPLQSNLLHQMCLQLWRDVIDSLVGHSMWLRSLLGLPEKETIYLNVPEEQDQKSPPIMEVKVPAGKAGKEERKGAAQEKKQLGIKDKEDKKGAKLLGKEQDRPNSKKHKAKDDKKVIKSASRDRFSLEDPTPDIILPSQEPIDPLVMEKYTQRLHSEVRGLLDTLVTDLMVLADELSPIKNVEEALRLCR
- the MYCBPAP gene encoding MYCBP-associated protein isoform X11, giving the protein MTLISAEGESKQKAPKEEKRPPWAPPPQHNFLKNWQRNTALRKKQQEALSEHLKKPVSELLMHTGETYRRIQEERELIDCTLPTRRDRKSWENSGFWSRLEYLGDEMTGLVMTKTKTQRGLMEPITHIRKPHSIRVETGLPAQRDASYRYTWDRSLFLIYRRKELQRIMEELDFSQQDIDGLEVVGKGRPFSAVTVEDYTVFERSQGSSSEETTYLGTLAISCDVSMPILGPSLLFCGKPACWIRGSNPQDKRQVGIAAHLTFETLEGEKTSSELSVVNNGTVAIWYDWRRQHQPDTFQDLKKNRMQRFYFDNREGVILPGETKTFTFFFKSLTAGIFREFWEFRTHPTLLGGAILQANLHAVSLTQDVFEDERKVLESKLTAHEAVTVVREVLQELLMGVLTPERTPSPMDAYLTEEDLFRHRNPQLHYEHQVVQSLHQLWRQYMILPAKAEEARPGNKEHVSPIATEKTSVNAELLPRFRSPISEPQVPRPENEALRESGSQKARVGTKSSRRKSIMEEILVEESPDVDSTKSPWEPDGLPLLEWNLCLEDFRKAVMVLPDENQREDALMRLNKAALELCQKPRPLQSNLLHQMCLQLWRDVIDSLVGHSMWLRSLLGLPEKETIYLNVPEEQDQKSPPIMEVKVPAGKAGKEERKGAAQEKKQLGIKDKEDKKGAKLLGKEQDRPNSKKHKAKDDKKVIKSASRDRFSLEDPTPDIILPSQEPIDPLVMEKYTQRLHSEVRGLLDTLVTDLMVLADELSPIKNVEEALRLCR
- the MYCBPAP gene encoding MYCBP-associated protein isoform X1, whose product is MHPYQPATPTQPSAPATRGGPRPGPPPRPASDVTALVGAACGVTGRARRAFQGSVALEAAGGGRVRGPMKKEVSKQSPPKLIEKKRAKGPEQPTPTIQEEPEPVSSVLQGDDILALAIKKEDLKEQHIPRLTEKEDKCVITQKFIIRKLKPTDPRRKVCHLVARPVNPDAATKPLDYSGTPSLSPGFTVFQLMGPGDSFDGSDQILPHHILGSLQDFKRIALARGNTQLAERIPTSPCLMTLISAEGESKQKAPKEEKRPPWAPPPQHNFLKNWQRNTALRKKQQEALSEHLKKPVSELLMHTGETYRRIQEERELIDCTLPTRRDRKSWENSGFWSRLEYLGDEMTGLVMTKTKTQRGLMEPITHIRKPHSIRVETGLPAQRDASYRYTWDRSLFLIYRRKELQRIMEELDFSQQDIDGLEVVGKGRPFSAVTVEDYTVFERSQGSSSEETTYLGTLAISCDVSMPILGPSLLFCGKPACWIRGSNPQDKRQVGIAAHLTFETLEGEKTSSELSVVNNGTVAIWYDWRRQHQPDTFQDLKKNRMQRFYFDNREGVILPGETKTFTFFFKSLTAGIFREFWEFRTHPTLLGGAILQANLHAVSLTQDVFEDERKVLESKLTAHEAVTVVREVLQELLMGVLTPERTPSPMDAYLTEEDLFRHRNPQLHYEHQVVQSLHQLWRQYMILPAKAEEARPGNKEHVSPIATEKTSVNAELLPRFRSPISEPQVPRPENEALRESGSQKARVGTKSSRRKSIMEEILVEESPDVDSTKSPWEPDGLPLLEWNLCLEDFRKAVMVLPDENQREDALMRLNKAALELCQKPRPLQSNLLHQMCLQLWRDVIDSLVGHSMWLRSLLGLPEKETIYLNVPEEQDQKSPPIMEVKVPAGKAGKEERKGAAQEKKQLGIKDKEDKKGAKLLGKEQDRPNSKKHKAKDDKKVIKSASRDRFSLEDPTPDIILPSQEPIDPLVMEKYTQRLHSEVRGLLDTLVTDLMVLADELSPIKNVEEALRLCR
- the MYCBPAP gene encoding MYCBP-associated protein isoform X5, producing MHPYQPATPTQPSAPATRGGPRPGPPPRPASDVTALVGAACGVTGRARRAFQGSVALEAAGGGRVRGPMKKEVSKQSPPKLIEKKRAKGPEQPTPTIQEEPEPVSSVLQGDDILALAIKKEDLKEQHIPRLTEKEDKCVITQKFIIRKLKPTDPRRKVCHLVARPVNPDAATKPLDYSGPGDSFDGSDQILPHHILGSLQDFKRIALARGNTQLAERIPTSPCLMTLISAEGESKQKAPKEEKRPPWAPPPQHNFLKNWQRNTALRKKQQEALSEHLKKPVSELLMHTGETYRRIQEERELIDCTLPTRRDRKSWENSGFWSRLEYLGDEMTGLVMTKTKTQRGLMEPITHIRKPHSIRVETGLPAQRDASYRYTWDRSLFLIYRRKELQRIMEELDFSQQDIDGLEVVGKGRPFSAVTVEDYTVFERSQGSSSEETTYLGTLAISCDVSMPILGPSLLFCGKPACWIRGSNPQDKRQVGIAAHLTFETLEGEKTSSELSVVNNGTVAIWYDWRRQHQPDTFQDLKKNRMQRFYFDNREGVILPGETKTFTFFFKSLTAGIFREFWEFRTHPTLLGGAILQANLHAVSLTQDVFEDERKVLESKLTAHEAVTVVREVLQELLMGVLTPERTPSPMDAYLTEEDLFRHRNPQLHYEHQVVQSLHQLWRQYMILPAKAEEARPGNKEHVSPIATEKTSVNAELLPRFRSPISEPQVPRPENEALRESGSQKARVGTKSSRRKSIMEEILVEESPDVDSTKSPWEPDGLPLLEWNLCLEDFRKAVMVLPDENQREDALMRLNKAALELCQKPRPLQSNLLHQMCLQLWRDVIDSLVGHSMWLRSLLGLPEKETIYLNVPEEQDQKSPPIMEVKVPAGKAGKEERKGAAQEKKQLGIKDKEDKKGAKLLGKEDRPNSKKHKAKDDKKVIKSASRDRFSLEDPTPDIILPSQEPIDPLVMEKYTQRLHSEVRGLLDTLVTDLMVLADELSPIKNVEEALRLCR